One segment of Synechocystis sp. PCC 7509 DNA contains the following:
- a CDS encoding Dabb family protein, whose product MPQVHHMVLLKFKQDVNDTTIAEVLQAVEELKHSIPGIDYCSSGAYSSPEGFNKGFTHGFLTTFENAAARDFYLPHPHHEIVKNALFALLKDAVAFDFVAD is encoded by the coding sequence ATGCCTCAAGTTCATCACATGGTACTGCTCAAATTTAAGCAAGATGTGAACGACACGACGATCGCGGAAGTTCTGCAAGCAGTTGAGGAATTAAAGCACTCTATTCCTGGAATTGATTACTGTTCCAGTGGTGCTTATTCTAGTCCTGAAGGATTTAACAAAGGCTTTACGCACGGTTTTCTCACCACTTTTGAAAACGCTGCAGCCCGCGACTTCTATCTACCTCATCCCCATCACGAAATTGTTAAAAATGCCTTGTTTGCGCTCCTCAAAGATGCGGTTGCATTTGATTTTGTTGCTGATTAA
- a CDS encoding glycosyltransferase, with the protein MTHFGIICPAATGHLNPMTTLGYELQRRGHRVTVLGIEDAQPKVLAAGLEFQVIGKSDFPKGATKDLFTQLGNLSGFKVLQYTIKWITKAAKMSLRDAPEAIKAVGIGV; encoded by the coding sequence ATGACTCATTTTGGCATCATTTGTCCTGCGGCGACGGGTCATCTTAATCCTATGACGACTTTAGGTTACGAACTTCAAAGACGCGGTCATCGTGTCACTGTATTAGGAATTGAAGACGCTCAACCAAAAGTTCTAGCCGCAGGCTTAGAATTTCAGGTGATTGGCAAATCTGATTTTCCTAAAGGAGCAACCAAAGACTTATTTACTCAACTTGGTAATCTGAGTGGGTTTAAGGTATTGCAGTACACAATTAAGTGGATTACTAAGGCAGCCAAGATGTCTCTTCGGGATGCTCCAGAAGCAATTAAAGCAGTAGGTATAGGGGTTTGA